The following are encoded in a window of Synechococcales cyanobacterium CNB genomic DNA:
- a CDS encoding NADH-quinone oxidoreductase subunit A, with product MAITFAAANVVLTMLIGPARKGRTKGMTYESGMNPVGTARKRFNVRFYLIAMVFLVFDVEIVFLYPWATTFRGLEPGSNESALWLGRIMFFLLTTVVAYVYGYRKGVFRFD from the coding sequence ATGGCCATCACCTTCGCCGCCGCGAATGTCGTTCTCACCATGCTCATCGGACCCGCCCGCAAGGGACGCACCAAGGGCATGACCTACGAGTCCGGCATGAACCCCGTCGGCACCGCCCGCAAACGCTTCAACGTCCGCTTCTATCTCATCGCCATGGTCTTCCTCGTCTTCGACGTCGAGATCGTCTTCCTCTATCCCTGGGCCACGACCTTCCGCGGACTCGAACCCGGCTCCAACGAGTCCGCCCTCTGGCTCGGACGCATCATGTTCTTCCTCCTCACCACGGTCGTCGCCTACGTCTACGGCTACCGCAAGGGCGTCTTCCGCTTCGACTGA
- the groL gene encoding chaperonin GroEL, whose amino-acid sequence MAVKQLTFDVEARQSLLSGVEKLASAVKSTLGPRGRNAVLDKSWGGPTVTKDGVTVAEEIELRDKAENMGARLVKEASSKTSDDAGDGTTTATVLAEALFREGLRHIAAGVDANALVRGMKRAVEAACVHIDSLAKPVKGKADVQNVATISANNDAEIGRIMAEAFDKVGKDGVITVEEGKSLETEVKVVEGMQFDRGYLSPNFVTNADEMKVVLEKALVLVHEDKIDNVTKLVPLLEKVMQAKKPLLIIAEDVTGEALATLVINKLRGTLQVAAVKAPGYGDRRKAMLQDIAALTGATAVMKDLGVELDKIELRQLGMAKKVEIDADNTTIIEGAGSTKDIQARIEQIRREIETTTSDYDREKLQERLAKMAGGVAQVRVGAASEAELKEKKARVEDALHATRAAVAEGIVPGGGVSFIRARSAIEGLKEWKAVFGKSKEVTADDVGQARFDVAAGMEVVRQALTVPLFTIAENAGAKGSVVVAKVAESEKANYGYNALTGEFVDLVQDGVITPAKVDRLALQNAASVATVLLTADCIITEKPEKKDANGGHDHHHGGGMGGMGGMGGMDF is encoded by the coding sequence ATGGCAGTCAAGCAGCTCACCTTCGACGTCGAGGCCCGGCAGTCCCTTCTGTCCGGGGTGGAAAAACTTGCGAGCGCGGTGAAGAGCACGCTCGGCCCTCGCGGCCGCAACGCGGTGCTGGACAAGTCGTGGGGCGGCCCGACGGTGACGAAGGACGGGGTGACGGTGGCGGAGGAGATCGAACTCCGCGACAAGGCGGAGAACATGGGGGCGAGGCTGGTGAAGGAGGCGTCGAGCAAGACGTCCGACGATGCCGGGGACGGGACGACGACGGCGACGGTGCTTGCCGAGGCGCTGTTCCGGGAGGGCCTGCGGCACATCGCGGCGGGCGTGGACGCGAACGCGCTGGTGCGTGGGATGAAGCGGGCGGTGGAGGCGGCGTGCGTGCACATCGACTCGCTGGCCAAGCCGGTGAAGGGGAAGGCGGACGTGCAGAACGTGGCGACGATCAGCGCGAACAACGACGCGGAGATCGGTCGCATCATGGCGGAGGCGTTCGACAAGGTCGGGAAGGACGGGGTGATCACGGTCGAGGAGGGCAAGAGCCTTGAGACAGAGGTGAAGGTCGTCGAGGGGATGCAGTTCGACCGGGGCTACCTGTCGCCGAACTTCGTGACGAACGCGGACGAGATGAAGGTCGTGCTCGAGAAGGCGCTGGTGCTCGTGCACGAGGACAAGATCGACAACGTGACGAAACTGGTTCCCCTGCTCGAGAAGGTGATGCAGGCGAAGAAACCGCTGCTGATCATCGCGGAGGACGTGACTGGCGAGGCGCTGGCGACGCTGGTGATCAACAAGCTGCGGGGGACGCTGCAGGTCGCGGCGGTGAAGGCGCCTGGGTACGGCGACCGGCGCAAGGCCATGCTGCAGGACATCGCGGCGCTGACCGGTGCAACGGCGGTGATGAAGGACCTGGGCGTGGAGCTTGACAAGATCGAGCTGCGCCAGCTGGGGATGGCGAAGAAGGTCGAGATCGACGCGGACAACACGACGATCATCGAGGGCGCCGGCTCGACGAAGGACATCCAGGCGCGCATCGAGCAGATTCGGCGCGAGATCGAGACGACGACGAGCGACTACGACCGCGAGAAGCTGCAGGAGCGGCTGGCGAAGATGGCGGGCGGCGTTGCGCAGGTCCGGGTCGGGGCGGCGAGCGAGGCGGAGCTGAAGGAGAAGAAGGCCCGCGTCGAGGACGCCCTGCACGCGACGCGGGCTGCGGTCGCGGAGGGGATCGTGCCGGGCGGCGGGGTTTCGTTCATCCGGGCGCGGTCGGCGATCGAAGGTCTGAAGGAGTGGAAGGCGGTCTTCGGGAAGTCGAAGGAGGTCACGGCGGACGACGTGGGGCAGGCGCGGTTCGACGTGGCGGCGGGGATGGAGGTCGTGCGGCAGGCGTTGACGGTGCCGCTGTTCACGATCGCGGAGAACGCCGGGGCGAAGGGTTCGGTGGTTGTGGCGAAGGTGGCCGAGAGCGAGAAGGCGAACTACGGGTACAACGCGCTGACGGGCGAGTTTGTGGACCTGGTGCAGGACGGGGTGATCACGCCGGCGAAGGTGGACCGGCTCGCGCTGCAGAACGCCGCGAGCGTGGCGACGGTGCTGCTGACGGCGGACTGCATCATCACGGAGAAGCCTGAGAAGAAGGACGCGAACGGCGGGCACGACCATCACCACGGGGGCGGCATGGGCGGCATGGGGGGCATGGGGGGGATGGACTTCTGA
- a CDS encoding co-chaperone GroES: MAIKPLEDRIVVKPVEQESKTSSGLYLPETAKERPMQGDVVAVGPGKLLENGKRAQPTVGKGDRVVFGKYAGTEVEIKGVKHLILRETELLGVIEG, encoded by the coding sequence ATGGCCATCAAGCCGCTTGAGGATCGGATTGTCGTGAAGCCGGTTGAGCAGGAGTCGAAGACGAGCAGCGGTCTGTACCTTCCTGAGACGGCGAAGGAGCGCCCGATGCAGGGCGACGTGGTCGCGGTCGGGCCTGGGAAGCTGCTCGAAAACGGGAAGCGTGCCCAGCCGACCGTCGGCAAGGGTGACCGCGTGGTGTTCGGGAAGTACGCGGGGACGGAGGTGGAGATCAAGGGCGTGAAGCACCTGATCCTGCGCGAGACGGAGTTGCTTGGCGTGATCGAGGGATGA
- the groL gene encoding chaperonin GroEL, with the protein MSTKQIMFHDAALLEMKKGVDRLADAVKCTMGPSGRHVVIEKSWGGPSVTKDGVSVSKEVSLPEPFQAMGAKMVNEVAKKTADKAGDGTTAATILAQAIFTEGLRHVAAGANPVLLQRGINRAAEVVGEAITASAVKCKGKDDYRKIASVSANHDAQVGELIAEAITKVGPDGVVEVEEGKSAETTLEYVEGMQFDKGYLSPYFMTDPKTAECVLEDALVLIHEKKIANLADFLPLLNRVAASDKPLLIIAEEVENEALAALVVNRLRGVLRICAVKAPGFGDRRKAMLGDIAVLTGGTFFSEDLGRSLESIELGELGRAKKIVVTKDDTTIIEGGGKKKDIQARAEQILAQHEKSTSDYDREKLMERHAKLVGGVAIINVGGATEVDMKARKDLVEDALHATRAAAKEGYVPGGGVALLRAQSPLDAARAKVKGDERLGFDIVEAALEAPARQIAVNAGHDGDLVVEKVRGGKGGFGFNAATGEYTDLVKAGIIDPALVARTALTNAASVAGLMLTTNVLITELKEDKPVEAGAVA; encoded by the coding sequence ATGTCCACGAAGCAGATCATGTTCCACGACGCCGCGCTTCTTGAGATGAAGAAGGGCGTTGATCGGTTGGCCGACGCGGTGAAATGCACGATGGGGCCGAGCGGTCGGCACGTCGTGATCGAGAAGTCCTGGGGCGGGCCGTCGGTGACGAAGGACGGCGTGTCGGTGTCGAAGGAGGTTTCGCTGCCCGAGCCGTTCCAGGCGATGGGGGCGAAGATGGTGAACGAGGTCGCCAAGAAGACGGCGGACAAGGCCGGGGACGGCACAACGGCGGCGACGATCCTCGCGCAGGCGATCTTCACGGAGGGTCTTCGCCACGTGGCGGCGGGTGCGAACCCGGTGCTGCTGCAGCGCGGGATCAACCGAGCGGCGGAGGTCGTGGGCGAGGCGATCACGGCGTCGGCGGTGAAGTGCAAGGGGAAGGACGACTACCGGAAGATCGCCTCCGTTTCGGCGAACCACGACGCGCAGGTGGGCGAGTTGATCGCGGAGGCGATCACGAAGGTGGGGCCTGACGGCGTGGTGGAGGTGGAGGAGGGCAAGAGCGCGGAGACGACGCTGGAGTACGTGGAGGGGATGCAGTTCGACAAGGGCTACCTCTCGCCGTACTTCATGACGGACCCGAAGACGGCGGAGTGCGTGCTCGAGGACGCGCTGGTGCTGATCCACGAGAAGAAGATCGCGAACCTTGCCGATTTCCTGCCGCTGCTGAACCGTGTGGCGGCGTCGGACAAGCCGCTGCTGATCATCGCGGAGGAGGTGGAGAACGAGGCGCTGGCCGCGCTGGTGGTGAACCGCCTGCGGGGCGTGCTGCGCATCTGCGCGGTGAAGGCGCCGGGGTTCGGCGACCGTCGCAAGGCGATGCTGGGGGACATCGCGGTGCTGACGGGCGGGACGTTCTTCTCGGAGGACCTCGGGCGCAGCCTCGAATCCATCGAGCTGGGCGAGCTGGGCCGCGCGAAGAAGATCGTCGTCACGAAGGACGACACGACGATCATCGAGGGCGGCGGGAAGAAGAAGGACATCCAGGCGCGGGCGGAGCAGATCCTGGCCCAGCACGAGAAGTCCACGAGCGATTACGACCGCGAGAAGTTGATGGAGCGGCACGCGAAACTGGTCGGGGGCGTGGCGATCATCAACGTCGGCGGGGCGACCGAAGTGGACATGAAGGCCCGCAAGGACCTGGTCGAGGACGCCCTGCACGCGACGCGTGCCGCGGCGAAGGAGGGGTATGTCCCCGGGGGCGGGGTTGCTTTGCTGCGGGCGCAGAGCCCACTGGACGCTGCGCGTGCGAAGGTGAAGGGGGACGAGCGTCTGGGGTTCGACATTGTTGAGGCCGCGCTGGAGGCGCCGGCGCGGCAGATCGCGGTGAACGCCGGTCACGACGGCGACCTGGTGGTGGAGAAGGTACGCGGAGGAAAGGGCGGGTTCGGGTTCAACGCCGCGACGGGCGAGTACACGGACCTGGTGAAGGCGGGGATCATCGACCCCGCGCTGGTGGCGCGGACCGCGCTGACGAACGCGGCGTCGGTGGCGGGGCTGATGCTGACGACGAACGTGCTGATCACGGAGTTGAAGGAGGACAAGCCTGTCGAGGCCGGCGCGGTGGCGTGA
- the dnaJ gene encoding molecular chaperone DnaJ, translating to MPTTRDYYEILGVERTADAEEIKRAYRRLAMKHHPDRNPGDAEAEVKFKEAAEAYEILSDDAKRKVYDQFGHEGLRRGGGPATHDFSRMDVSDIFSMFEDIFGGAGFGRSTSGRRVARGYDLETEVTLTLDDVLHGCEREVEFTRLDVCDACTGTGAKPGTTPEPCPTCGGQGKVQQTGLGGMFRMVTACPTCRGRGTVIREQCEACRGRGRVSRKRRIGVKIPAGVSEGQAVRVQGEGEPPPPEASASGTGVRGDLHVVIRVRKHPRFVRDGDHLLMEQPISFTQAALGAELTIETLDGEATLRMPPGTQHGSVFRLEGEGLPNLRTGRHGDLRVAVRVEIPKRLSAKQEALLREYAETEGASVLADSPSVLRKMKDFFGGSSSGREANREP from the coding sequence ATGCCCACGACCCGCGACTACTACGAGATTCTGGGCGTTGAGCGTACGGCGGACGCGGAGGAGATCAAGCGCGCGTACCGGCGGCTGGCGATGAAGCACCACCCCGACCGCAACCCCGGCGACGCGGAGGCGGAGGTGAAGTTCAAGGAGGCGGCGGAGGCCTACGAGATTCTCTCGGACGACGCCAAGCGCAAGGTGTACGACCAGTTCGGGCACGAGGGTCTGCGTCGCGGGGGCGGGCCTGCTACTCACGACTTCTCGCGGATGGACGTCTCGGACATCTTCTCGATGTTCGAGGACATCTTCGGGGGCGCGGGCTTCGGTCGTTCGACGTCTGGGCGTCGCGTGGCACGCGGGTACGACCTTGAAACCGAGGTCACACTCACGCTCGACGACGTGCTGCACGGGTGCGAGCGTGAGGTTGAGTTCACGCGGCTGGATGTGTGCGACGCGTGCACGGGGACGGGCGCGAAACCGGGCACGACTCCCGAGCCGTGCCCGACGTGCGGCGGTCAGGGGAAGGTGCAGCAGACCGGCCTCGGGGGGATGTTCCGCATGGTGACGGCGTGCCCGACCTGCCGGGGGCGCGGGACGGTGATTCGGGAGCAGTGCGAGGCGTGTCGCGGGCGTGGGCGTGTGTCGCGCAAGCGGCGCATCGGGGTGAAGATTCCGGCCGGCGTGTCGGAGGGGCAGGCGGTGCGGGTGCAGGGCGAGGGCGAGCCGCCCCCTCCCGAGGCGTCCGCGTCGGGGACGGGCGTGCGGGGTGACCTGCACGTGGTGATCCGTGTGCGGAAGCACCCGCGGTTCGTGCGTGACGGCGATCATCTTTTGATGGAGCAGCCGATTTCGTTCACGCAGGCCGCGTTGGGCGCGGAGTTGACGATCGAGACGCTTGACGGCGAGGCGACGCTGCGGATGCCGCCGGGGACGCAGCACGGTTCGGTGTTTCGGCTGGAGGGTGAGGGGCTTCCGAACCTGCGCACGGGTCGTCATGGCGACCTGCGCGTGGCGGTGCGGGTCGAGATCCCGAAGCGGTTGAGCGCGAAGCAGGAGGCGCTGCTTCGGGAGTACGCCGAGACGGAGGGCGCGAGCGTGCTGGCGGACTCGCCGAGCGTGCTGCGGAAGATGAAGGATTTCTTCGGCGGCTCGTCGTCGGGCCGCGAGGCGAACCGTGAGCCATGA
- a CDS encoding nucleotide exchange factor GrpE, translating into MKKHEQDKPNEAVGEAADAGGQGQAPAEDQAAVLRAELEELRGRYQRALADYRNSQQRAASEHRLAREAGVASVVERLLSVLDHFDLALAHAGGAASVEQVVQGVRMIRDELQQTIQSLGVTTIRPEANEEYDPQRHQAVVQRACEGVQAGRIAETCQVGYAIGERLLRPAKVVVAAEREKVSGDGACERSEL; encoded by the coding sequence ATGAAGAAGCACGAGCAGGACAAGCCGAACGAGGCCGTCGGCGAGGCCGCTGATGCGGGTGGGCAGGGTCAGGCACCTGCCGAGGACCAGGCGGCCGTGCTGAGAGCGGAGCTGGAGGAGTTGCGGGGCCGTTATCAGCGCGCGCTGGCGGACTACCGCAACTCGCAGCAGCGAGCGGCTTCGGAGCACCGGCTGGCGCGCGAGGCGGGTGTGGCTTCGGTCGTGGAGCGGTTGCTGAGCGTGCTGGACCATTTCGATCTTGCGCTCGCGCACGCGGGGGGGGCGGCGAGCGTGGAGCAGGTGGTGCAGGGCGTGCGGATGATCCGCGACGAGCTGCAGCAGACGATCCAGTCGCTGGGCGTGACGACGATCCGTCCGGAGGCGAACGAGGAGTACGACCCACAGCGTCACCAGGCGGTCGTGCAGCGGGCGTGCGAGGGCGTGCAAGCGGGGCGGATCGCGGAGACGTGCCAGGTCGGTTACGCGATCGGGGAGCGGTTGTTGCGACCGGCGAAGGTGGTCGTCGCGGCGGAGCGGGAAAAAGTTTCCGGGGATGGGGCGTGCGAAAGGTCCGAGTTGTGA
- a CDS encoding zinc ribbon domain-containing protein, translating into MPTYEYSCRACGHSFEEFHSIKASPLKVCPRCKKRALERAIGTGGAVLFKGSGFYQTDYRSSSYRKAAESESKPGPCSESCGCASASPAQDKSSSGRKESASASGA; encoded by the coding sequence ATGCCGACGTATGAGTATTCGTGCCGTGCATGCGGGCATTCCTTCGAGGAGTTCCATTCGATCAAGGCATCTCCCCTGAAGGTTTGCCCTCGATGCAAGAAGCGTGCGCTCGAGCGTGCGATCGGCACGGGCGGCGCGGTTCTGTTCAAAGGTTCCGGTTTCTACCAAACCGATTACCGATCGTCGTCGTACCGCAAGGCGGCGGAGAGCGAGTCGAAGCCCGGCCCGTGCTCCGAATCATGCGGGTGCGCGTCCGCGTCACCCGCGCAGGACAAGTCCTCGTCGGGGCGAAAGGAATCAGCGTCGGCGTCCGGTGCGTGA
- the acpS gene encoding holo-[acyl-carrier-protein] synthase, with amino-acid sequence MRIIGHGIDLVEIARVEGLIERHGPRALERIFTPGEAGYAGSSARLRGQRLASRFAAKEAVFKALGTGWSAGMAWTDAEVVLLPSGAPTIRLHGRAREIAGERGIAGWFVSLTHTRTHAAASVIAFGVA; translated from the coding sequence GTGCGGATCATCGGTCACGGCATCGACCTCGTGGAGATCGCCCGGGTGGAGGGGCTGATCGAGCGGCATGGTCCGCGCGCGTTGGAACGCATCTTCACGCCCGGCGAGGCGGGGTACGCGGGGTCGTCGGCGCGTCTGCGTGGGCAGCGGCTGGCGTCGCGTTTCGCGGCCAAGGAGGCGGTGTTCAAGGCGCTGGGGACGGGCTGGAGCGCGGGGATGGCGTGGACGGACGCGGAGGTCGTGCTGCTGCCGTCCGGCGCGCCGACGATTCGGTTGCACGGTCGCGCGCGGGAGATCGCGGGCGAGCGTGGCATCGCGGGCTGGTTTGTCTCGCTGACGCACACGCGGACGCACGCGGCGGCGTCTGTGATCGCGTTCGGGGTGGCGTGA
- a CDS encoding long-chain fatty acid--CoA ligase, translated as MSVHWPIIRSCLSRPPSTVVIDDQRRYKAIEILLAAFHVADEIDRRTKTGTVGLLLPTSGAFPIAALGVWIAGRTAVPLNYLLKPEELQYVIDDCGTDTVFTVGPMLEFLGGEPHVENLVRLESMKFRSFPEPRWPAVATPEDLAVLLYTSGTSGRPKGVMLTHGNLSANVRQVGEWVEFTRRDVMLGVLPQFHSFGLTVLTLLPLTVGMRAVYAARFVPQKIVRLIREHRPTVLVAIPSMYGALLTVKDATAEDFASLRYVVSGGEPLSEDVFTRFRERFGVTINEGYGLTETSPVTNWCRPHEWRARSVGRALPGVEEVIVDPATGRPQPPGVDGEVRIRGPNLMKGYYNLPEETAKAIDAEGWLHTGDMGRMDADGHLYITGRIKEMLIVGGENVFPREIEEAMNQHPSVGASGVVGLHDPVRGEVPIAFVEPAEGQTIDERALLAHCRERLAGYKVPREVRVLEKLPRNPTGKIMRRELSAMLGDGERRSRG; from the coding sequence GTGAGTGTTCACTGGCCGATCATCCGTTCGTGTCTGAGCAGGCCGCCCTCGACGGTCGTGATCGACGACCAGCGTCGGTACAAGGCGATCGAGATTCTGCTCGCGGCGTTCCACGTCGCGGACGAGATCGACCGGCGGACGAAGACGGGCACGGTGGGGCTGTTGCTGCCGACGAGCGGGGCGTTTCCGATCGCCGCGCTGGGGGTGTGGATCGCGGGTCGGACGGCGGTGCCGCTGAACTACCTGCTCAAGCCGGAGGAGTTGCAGTACGTGATCGACGACTGCGGCACGGACACGGTGTTCACGGTGGGTCCGATGCTGGAGTTTCTCGGGGGCGAGCCGCACGTGGAGAACCTGGTTCGCCTGGAGTCGATGAAGTTCCGGTCGTTCCCGGAGCCGCGCTGGCCAGCGGTGGCGACGCCGGAGGACCTGGCGGTGCTGCTGTACACGTCGGGAACGAGCGGTCGGCCGAAGGGTGTGATGCTGACGCACGGGAATCTCTCGGCGAACGTTCGGCAGGTGGGGGAGTGGGTCGAGTTTACGAGGCGTGACGTGATGCTGGGCGTGCTGCCGCAGTTCCACTCGTTCGGGCTGACGGTGCTGACACTGCTGCCGCTGACGGTGGGGATGCGTGCGGTGTACGCGGCGAGGTTCGTGCCGCAGAAGATCGTGCGGCTGATCCGCGAGCACCGGCCGACGGTGCTGGTGGCGATCCCGTCGATGTACGGCGCGTTGCTGACGGTGAAGGACGCGACGGCGGAGGACTTCGCATCGTTGCGGTACGTGGTGTCGGGCGGGGAGCCGCTGTCCGAGGACGTGTTCACGCGGTTCAGGGAGCGGTTTGGCGTGACGATCAACGAGGGGTACGGGCTGACGGAGACGTCGCCGGTGACGAACTGGTGTCGGCCGCACGAGTGGCGGGCGCGCTCGGTTGGTCGCGCGTTGCCGGGCGTGGAGGAGGTGATCGTTGATCCTGCGACGGGTCGCCCGCAGCCGCCCGGCGTCGATGGCGAGGTGCGCATCCGCGGTCCGAACCTGATGAAGGGGTACTACAACCTGCCGGAGGAGACCGCGAAGGCGATCGACGCGGAGGGTTGGCTGCACACTGGGGACATGGGTCGGATGGACGCGGACGGGCACCTGTACATCACGGGGCGGATCAAGGAGATGCTGATCGTCGGGGGGGAGAACGTGTTTCCGCGCGAGATCGAGGAGGCGATGAACCAGCACCCGTCGGTGGGGGCGTCCGGGGTGGTGGGGCTGCACGACCCTGTGCGCGGCGAGGTGCCGATCGCGTTCGTGGAGCCTGCGGAGGGTCAGACGATCGACGAGCGAGCGTTGCTGGCGCACTGCCGGGAGCGGTTGGCGGGGTACAAGGTGCCGCGCGAGGTGCGGGTGCTCGAGAAGCTGCCTCGGAACCCGACGGGAAAGATCATGAGGCGGGAACTCTCGGCGATGCTCGGGGACGGCGAGCGTCGGTCGCGGGGGTAG
- the fsa gene encoding fructose-6-phosphate aldolase — translation MDLYIDTANLDEIRKAADLGVLDGVTTNPSLIAKEGVDYVKRLAEICEMVKGPVSAEVIATDYDGMVREGRERAKIAGNIVVKLPSTIAGLKACKTLTDEGTRTNMTLCFQTLQALMVAKAGAFLVSPFIGRLDDVATDGMDLIRQIRQVYDNYGFSTKILAASIRHPLHMVQCALSGADVATVPYKVIEQVMQHPLTDAGLEKFVADYRKAFG, via the coding sequence GTGGACCTGTACATCGACACCGCGAACCTCGACGAGATCCGCAAGGCCGCCGACCTGGGCGTGCTGGACGGCGTGACAACGAACCCGTCGCTCATCGCGAAGGAGGGGGTGGACTACGTCAAGCGTCTGGCGGAGATCTGCGAGATGGTGAAGGGTCCGGTCTCGGCGGAGGTGATCGCGACGGACTACGACGGGATGGTGCGCGAGGGGCGCGAGCGGGCGAAGATTGCGGGGAACATCGTGGTGAAACTGCCGAGCACGATCGCGGGCCTGAAGGCGTGCAAGACGCTGACGGACGAGGGCACGCGGACGAACATGACGCTCTGCTTCCAGACGCTGCAGGCGCTGATGGTGGCGAAAGCGGGTGCGTTCCTGGTCAGCCCGTTCATCGGGCGACTGGACGACGTGGCGACGGATGGGATGGACCTGATCCGGCAGATTCGGCAGGTGTACGACAACTACGGGTTCTCGACGAAGATTCTGGCGGCGTCGATCCGGCACCCGCTGCACATGGTGCAGTGTGCGTTGTCGGGCGCGGACGTCGCGACGGTGCCGTACAAGGTGATCGAGCAGGTGATGCAGCACCCGCTGACGGACGCTGGGCTGGAGAAGTTCGTGGCGGATTATCGGAAGGCGTTCGGTTGA
- a CDS encoding RidA family protein translates to MTEQRTIRPPGGPEARLTALGITLPEAPKPVAAYVPAVRTGNLVFVSGQIPMREGRLIAQGRVPGEVSQETARDCARQCALNGLAALRSVVGDLDAVKRVVRLGVFVASEPGFHAQPQVANAASELMEQVFGEAGRHARAAVGSIDLPLGAPVEIEFLFEVE, encoded by the coding sequence ATGACCGAACAAAGAACGATCAGACCTCCCGGCGGCCCCGAGGCACGACTCACGGCACTCGGCATCACGCTGCCCGAAGCGCCCAAACCCGTCGCCGCCTATGTCCCCGCCGTCCGCACCGGCAACCTCGTCTTCGTCAGCGGCCAAATCCCGATGCGCGAAGGCCGACTCATCGCTCAGGGCCGCGTGCCCGGCGAAGTCTCCCAGGAAACCGCACGCGACTGCGCCCGCCAGTGCGCCCTCAACGGCCTCGCCGCTCTGCGCTCCGTCGTGGGCGATCTCGACGCCGTCAAGCGCGTCGTCCGCCTCGGCGTCTTTGTCGCCAGCGAACCCGGCTTTCACGCCCAGCCCCAGGTCGCCAACGCCGCGAGCGAACTCATGGAGCAGGTCTTCGGCGAAGCCGGCCGTCACGCCCGTGCCGCCGTCGGCTCCATCGACCTCCCCCTCGGCGCGCCAGTCGAGATCGAGTTCCTCTTCGAGGTCGAATAG
- a CDS encoding prepilin-type N-terminal cleavage/methylation domain-containing protein: protein MKRRAFTLIELLVVIAIIALLIGILLPALGKARASARQLKDSTQIRGVLQAMVIFAQNNRDEYPLASRLDKNNATVPAGADPVTKDVTRHLFSVLIFNGFIPTEILISPAEVNGDIRQFQGYQFDQPEKAQVKEQALWDPGFRATPEDMGIQGDADGNPGSFSYAHTPPFGKRKAKWSNTFVSTEPALGNRGPGYTGGGGNNPWTLIKGANGGAPGYDVEIGDTSNTLLIHGSRTKWSGNIGYNDNSTKFETEPDPDGLTFSFLDLPAAQRTQNDNIFVNEDDKNRTKRDSQNMGGQNDGTNAYIRSYATVTNAFVMNVFFD from the coding sequence ATGAAGCGTCGTGCGTTCACCCTCATCGAGCTGCTGGTGGTGATTGCGATCATCGCCCTGCTCATCGGCATTCTGCTGCCTGCTCTCGGCAAGGCCCGCGCCAGCGCCCGCCAGCTGAAGGACAGCACCCAGATTCGCGGCGTTCTGCAGGCGATGGTGATCTTCGCGCAGAACAACCGCGACGAGTACCCGCTGGCGAGCCGGCTGGACAAGAACAACGCGACGGTTCCGGCCGGCGCGGACCCGGTGACGAAGGACGTGACCCGGCACCTGTTCTCGGTGCTGATCTTCAACGGGTTTATCCCGACGGAGATTCTGATCAGCCCGGCGGAGGTCAACGGCGACATCCGCCAGTTCCAGGGCTACCAGTTCGACCAGCCCGAGAAGGCGCAGGTGAAGGAGCAGGCGCTGTGGGATCCGGGCTTCCGGGCGACCCCCGAGGACATGGGCATCCAGGGCGACGCGGACGGCAACCCCGGCTCGTTCTCCTACGCCCACACCCCGCCGTTCGGCAAGCGCAAGGCGAAGTGGTCCAACACGTTCGTCTCGACCGAGCCGGCGCTTGGCAACCGCGGCCCGGGCTACACGGGCGGCGGCGGCAACAACCCGTGGACGCTGATCAAGGGCGCCAACGGCGGCGCACCCGGCTACGACGTCGAGATCGGCGACACTTCCAACACGCTGCTCATCCACGGCTCGCGGACCAAGTGGAGCGGCAACATCGGCTACAACGACAACAGCACCAAGTTCGAGACGGAGCCGGACCCGGACGGGCTCACCTTCTCCTTCCTCGACCTGCCCGCCGCGCAGCGGACCCAGAACGACAACATCTTCGTCAACGAGGACGACAAGAACCGCACCAAGCGTGACTCGCAGAACATGGGCGGTCAGAACGACGGCACGAACGCCTACATCCGCTCGTACGCCACCGTGACGAACGCCTTCGTGATGAACGTCTTCTTTGACTGA